GAAAGCTTTGTAGACATCCTCCAATTGGCACAGGCCAACCCCCCTTCTTCTTGTGACACACACAGGTCCTGCCAGCGAATCCAATGATACTTGGAACCCCCCTCTGAAGCTCCCCAAAGGAAATTAGCAAACATGCCCTCAAGCTCCAAGAAAATAGCTTTGGGAAGAGAAGCCACCATTAACAGATGAATCGGCATAGATGAAAGGACATGTTTCAACAACACTATCTTCCCTCCCTGAGACAACACCCTGTTCTGCCAGGACTGAATACGAAGAAGGACTGCTTGACACAAACCCCCAAAGTACTCTTTTTTCCGGTGACCGCAATAAAGGGGGAACCCTAGATATTTAATCGGGAAAGGCTTATACATGAAACCAGTTAACCTCTGAATGGCCATCTTCGTGGATAGGCATACCTTTAGGTGCACCAAGAAACAACTTTTCCCCGCATTGATCCGTTGCCCAGAAACTGCCTCATAGGTTGTCAAAACCCACTTCACTAACTTTAAGGATCTCACAGTCGCACTGGAGAAAACAAGCACATCATCCGCATATCCTAAGTGAGTCACTAGAGGGCAACCCCTTGGAACGAAAAACCCCTGAAACCCTCGGAAGTACGGCAAACTATTTAGTGACCTCGACAACACCTCGACTCCAATGATAAACAAAGCAGGGGAGAGCAGATCCCCTTGGCGTAGCCCCCTTGCTGACTTAAAGAAGCCAAACAAAGCCCCATTGACAACCACTGAAAACCAGACATTCGAAATGAGCCGCCAAACCATATCAATCCGCTGCTTTCCAAACCCAAAAGCCCTAAGCACATTGATCAAAAAAGGCCATACTACCCGGTCATAAGCTTTCATCATGTCCAACTTCAATGCCACATTCCCTCCCCTTACTTTGCTAACCATATTAGAAATCAGTTCTTGAGCTAGCAAATAATTATCCGAAATTAACCGCCCCCAAACGAAACCACTTTGATTTGCAGAAATTATCTTGGGAAGGATAGGCGCAAGCCGAGCCGCGAGAATCTTAGAAAAAATCTTGTTCACAAAGTTACACAAACTGATCGGGCGAAACTCAAAAAAACACTTTGGACGTGCTACCTTGGCCAATAGAACTATGGAGGTAGCAGTAACCCGTCGCGGAAGCTCCTCTCCACAGAAAAAACTTTGCACCGCTCTATACACATCTCTGCCAATTATATCCCAGGAGGAGGTAAAGAATTTGCTAGTGAACCCATTCGGACCGGCGGCACTATCCCCGTCCATCGCAAAGACCACTTGCCGCACTTCCTCAAAGGATGGAATATTCTGCAATTGCTCATTGTCATCCTCCGACAATAATTTTGGGATGACCCCAAGTACCTCTGAATTTGCTGGAGCCTCCTCCATCGAAAAAAGAGACGAGAAATACTTGATTGCTTCAGCCCCGATACGCGCTTCCTCAGTCACCCACTCTTGATTGGCATCATGGACCCTATGAATCACTGCTTGCATGCGCCGTTGCTGAACTAGACTTCAATGtatcataccaaatgtagatctatctcttactTTCAAAATTgtataagaatcacctcaatccaatgctTATAGATCAAGATATTGCCAAAATACCACAAGATATCAATGTTGgaaaacttgcatttcatcctttgagtattttgcacttcatattctcttttttatcatttcaaaccatcatcaatcatctaattctcttctcaattcatgccatttgatgattgaatccttcaacctacaaaaacatgaaattttcaccattaaaattcataaaaatgtaatttttaccacttaaaccacaaaatatttattttcactaaaatcctagttaattagttataaaactaaataaaacacatcAAACTAACTACTAATATACACTTAAAACACGTAAAATAtgtacttatcaaactcccgcacacttgaaccattgtttgtccaacaatgatccaaaattttgaaaataaaaatatgtgcatcattcaatttcattttctcaaaacaaggtgaataaccattatgcaatcagTCAactaagttcaagtactcataatatcaagtaaaagaGAGCCGATTATGCCATAATTTTAACTAATTCAACCCAATGTCTCATCTTACCCAATTTCACAAGCAAATAATTCCCATGGTCAATAAAAATGCTTCCTAAACCCATGATCATCTATTCATATTTAAAGAGGGATTCATTCATAGCTAAATATTACtaagttgtgaaagtgtcttttgacgcgaaaatcgatatttttagatgaaaatcgcTGGTTACTCAACACTACACATCCTCAAGTTGCCTTGcctactcttaattcaagtaccgttttgcGTAAAAATCGatatttgtagatgaagactcgcCGTTACTAAGTATAAGAACCATTAGAGTAGAACAACTCTtattctctttttgttttcttcttcatttttcattttttccatttttcccctttttttgaagaaaagataATAATTAGTCCcccaaaagaataatcatgaaaagagtattgcaattattgactatatttatcacttaactatgtaaaatcaagtaaagagaagaaatttcatcaatcaTACAAAATTTAGGCATAATTGTCTCCATTTTACACGATATGCTTTCCTATAAATacacaaattataatcacataatagtcatttccaagtaaattgagaaaagaagtttccaagtcacatatatttatctcaaaagtagaagAAATTTGAATTACTAATGGTGTGCAACTTGTTACCCTTTGATAAAATCGAAACAATTTGAAACTTTTTATGGCAAATttacaattttggacaagattttgaaaaaatttgggtAGAGTTTTTCCTTACACACGGACAAAACTCCCTGTCAACAAACCTAAGATTGACAGCATTCAAGACACATGGCAATTATCGAATAACATGTTCAAACatttaaacacaaaaataacatcTTAAGacaattctccccccacacttagcatacacattgtcctcaatgtttAGGGAAAGAAAAGATGCAAAATAAGAACAAGTTACTCCCTATTTTAATGGTTGCGGTCCAATTCAACCTTGAATCACGAGCCATCGACTGATCAACCATCTACAATAAACCATCTACTAACAACTACCACAAGTTCCGAATTGTAAAATAAGAAGTGCGAGTTAAACATCCCTTAAAGAAGAGTTAAAACAAAATACAACCACGAAGATAAAACAAGATGGAGACAAAGATAAAGATCATGCTAAATCTGGCGGAACCTTAGTCGTCGCCCTTTTTATCATGCATGGGAGGTGGACTAGCTCTTGCTGAAATGATCTTCAATGTAGTGCAGGTGAGTATCCATTTTgattaattgatgttcaatgtCATCCAAACAACCAAAAAGCCTCTGCCAGTTGGATTGAGATGGATGCACAGGAGAAAGAGGTGGTGGTGCAACAGTGGAGGGGCCAACCTCATCTCGACCATGTTGCACCTTGTCTCGTCGTTCCCGAACTAGTCGAGGGACGGCTGCCACATCTATGCCCATGCTTCATAGTCAAGTTAAAGATAAATCAATACTAGGGCGAACAACTTCTTGAGTAGCTCCAGCCAAATTAAATTTCATCCTCTCAAACATCAAGGAAAGTAGGCGAGGAAATGCTAATTTGAACAACATTATGCGTCTTCTCTCCGTGGAGTGTTTTAAACTGACGATGATGTTCGGTAGAAGAATACGGGCATAGAAGGATTCCCGGTCGTGGAACATATAATGAAGGAAGTAGATGTTGCTCTTCCGAACCTCGTTGTAACCCATCTTCTTTGGAATTACATTATGCGCCATCATATAAATAATGAGACGATAGCGAGAGTCAAGGACACTTGCCACCATTGTTTCCTTTTATGAAGACCAAAAAGGTTGGTACTTAAAACCAAACCTATTCATGGCGTGCGATAGATCCTACCACTTATTGGGTGTGACAAATCTCTTCTTCAGATGAACCGCCCGACTCTAGTTGCTACAACCCAAAATAACTGCCAAACGCTCCCGTATTAAATAAATGCACTTCCCACGCACCCACGACTCTACCACCTCACCATTGTGATGTGCCCTGTTGACGATGTTGGCATAGAACTCGCGCACTAGATCAGGGTAATAATATGTTGACAGGTTCAGAATCGACGCCCAACCAAATTGGTTAAAAGCCTCAGAAATGCGATACACTGCTTCAATATCTGACCTCACATGCTTTTCAAACAAGAATTCCAAGTTAGCATGTGCATCATACCGCTCTTGATTCTGCAGCATTGAAAATTTGGCACTATCATAAACCATCGGCTCAGCTTATTGCAATGTTTTTCCCGATTGATGTCGTGGCACTAGTTGAGGCGACAGAGATTGCTCCTTGTCTTCACGTTCCTCAATTTCTTCGCTGACTTCCATCTCTTTGGTCTTCTCACTACTAGAAGAAAAGGGTTCATAAACAACTAGTCGATTTCTTCCCACCATGGTACCTAAAAAAACAATTAACTCTTATATTAAAGCATAAAGGAACACACATCACATATCATAGGAGAAACAATTCTAACAGAATACCTAAGAAGAAATTTTCCAATTATAGTAATCGTAGGCAATTCAATagaatttcatttcaaatatgGGGAttaaaattgactaaatcaaccATACCAACACATCATAACATCATAAATAATCGatgcaaattttcaaaaatgtATAATAGTATGACATATAGACATGACATGAAAACTTGCTGACAAATTACCAAAATCACCAAATTCTTGTCATCAGTAACAAATAAGATCAATTTAGTGACTTTTAGCAATAATCATGCTTATAGCAAATACTAATCGACAATAATAGCTAATATGTAGCCATAAACATGAATTAGGCAAAAATTATcctgaaaaatcataaaatccaTCAAAATTACTCCTAATCAATAATGTACATGCTAAAACACCATCAACCAACCATTTTTAATCATAATCATCCATAAACAAGGGTTCAATAACAATCCAAgcaactttttcaattttatccaaataCAGAACTCAAAAATTTAACAACAATATAGACATCCAGTTGCTATAGTAGAACATGTAATCATGCTTGAATAACATCAATAAACATATTAGAAATCATAAACATCCATAATattcatcaaaatttcaaaattagaagatgctagaaaaataaaaaataccaGCTTCTAAAATTCAAAGAATTAATGAAGAAATTTATCTCAATCACGTAGAAGGATGTTTGGTGATGAATAATATGCAAAATGCCTTCTGAGAAACACCCCAATTGACCTCcatttgaagaaattgaaaaccaagaaccctaaccccaaattaattaaaaaccaattttttagttgtttttctTGGATTTCAATCGATTAGAAAAGCTATATGATGATTAAAAGGTGTTGGGTTAATGATTTCTAGCAAAACTATGGAGTCAAAATGAAAGTGTGTGAATTGTGTGTGTTTTGGTGGAGAGAAAATGCGAGGAATATGaagaaaaaagtgaaagaaagcttcttcatgttttttatttttaacattAAGAGGCAATACACAACCTCAAAATGCAACTTGAAGTCACGTTTTAGTATGTCGCATTTTCTGCTTTGTTGGTGTAGAATTGAATATGCGACCAATGAATACGCGACTTCACTAATAGTCATGTATTCTATTTTGTCAATATAGAATGGAAAACGCGATTTGAAATACGCGGCTTGGGGTCGCGTAATCAACTAAGTGTTgtgaatttctgcaatttttgtGCAGAAATTCATACTATACCAAAAATGCGACTTTTACCCTCAAGTACTCAAAATATATCTTAGAtcatttttttgccaaaattatCATTGCACGCGCaagtaaaatgatcaaaatatctaTTTTACCCCTTTCTAACTGATCAATAACACCTTTAACACAAGTCGAGAGGTTGAGTTTCTTGACCAAACTTCGCTTTTTTCGCCTCAAATGATCCTCTTTGCTTCCATTTGCCGAACCTACAATACAAAAACAACAAACTAATTTAAATATATGTGTTAAACACGAAATCACACCGAGTTAACATATATAATAAAAACATTCGATTGCCTCCCAACTAGCGCTTTTGTTTAGAGTCGTTGACTCGACTCAAAAGATTTGGCTCATTAAGTTGAAGAAGAGTTACCCAAAGGACATATGAGTCCTTTGGGGACGATTTCACCCATCAAGAAGGATTTTAATCTTTGTCCATTGATTTTGAACCGATCATATCTTACACGGCCCTATAAGGAAAGACTTGAATGACTTCAAATGATCCCGACCATCTTGATTTGAATTTTTCGGGAAATAATCTAAGGTGTGAATTGTATAAGAGAACTTTTTGTCCACCTCAAATTGTTTAGATATAGGATGCTTATCATGCCAATATTTAACTTTATCTTTATAAATTTTTGACATTCTCATAAGCATGTAACCGGTGTTTCTCGAATTCGCTCAATTCAAGTAATCTTCTTCCACCTACAAGATTAAAATCTATATTAATTACTTTAATAGCCCAATATGCCTTATGTTCAATTTCTACAGGTGAATGACAAGTTTTTCCATATACTAATCGACACGATGACATCCCCAAAGGTGTTTTAAATGCCATCCGATAAGCCCACAGTGCGTCATCGATTTTTCTTGcccaaatttttcttaaattgttcaccattttctccaagATGAGTTTGATCTCTCGATTGGCTAATTCCGCTTGTTCGTTTGATTGTGGATGGTATGGAAATGATATTTTGTACCTACAACTATATTTAAGCAACAAAGAATCAAGTTGTTTATTATAAAATGCTTTCTTTCATCACTTACTATGGCTCTAGGGATACCGAATCTattaaaaatgttttttttaagaaatcgaAATACCACCTTAGTATCATTAGTAGGTGAAACAATTGCCTCCACCTATTTAGAAATATAGTCTATGACTATTAAAATGCACTTATTATTAAAAGAACTAGAAAATGATCTCATAATATCCATACCCCACACATCAAATAACTCTACTTATAAGAAAGTAGTTAAGGGCATTTCACTTTTTCTAGAagatatttcaattttttgacAAGTACCACAGGTTTTAACATACTCCCTAACATCTCGGTACATGGTAGAccaataaaatatcaaataccACATCTTAATTACAGTTTTAGAAGTACTAAAATAACCATCTAATTCTAAATTATGATAATGTTGTAGAATATCACGTACCTCCTCTTCAAGAATACATCTACGAACCATACCATCGGTACAATATTATAGAGTAATGGTTCCTCCTAAAAATAACTTTTAACATCATGTAggaatttcttcttttggtgAGAGTTAAAATCCTTCGGAAGTACTCCACTTATCAAATAATTAGCAAAATTCGCATACCATGGAGAATTGATAATTGTTAAGCcaaattcatttgaaaaattCTCTTTAATTGGAAATTGGTTATTTGTCGGGATATACTCTAATGTCGAAAGGTAATCTGCTACAAGGTTCTCCGATCCCTTTTTTATCCTTAATTTCAATATCAAATTCCTACAATAAAAGAATCCATCAGATTAGACGAGAGTTTGCATCTTTCTTATGCAGTAAGTATTTAAGAGCTGAATAGTCCCCATAGATGATAATTTAGATCCTACTAGGTAGGGTCTAAATTTATCTAGAATAAATATCACCACCAATAATTCATTTTCTGTAGTTGCATAATTGATTTGCGCCACGTTTAGTAATTTGTTACCATAATAGATAACATGCAtcattccttctttcttttgtcccaaaattgcTCTAACCGAGTAGTCACTTGCATCCCACATCAATTCAAAGGATAGCGATCAATACGATGAAGTTATAATGGGTGcggaaatcaattccttcttcaacctttaaaattgaattaaacaCTTATCATTAAAATAAAAGGGGTATTTTTACATAGTAAATCACACAATGGCTTTGCTATCTTAGAAAAATTCTTAATAAAATATCTATAAAATCCTGCGTGTCTAAGGAAGTTTCTTATCCCCTTGACATTATTTGGAGGTGGCATTCACTCAATAAtttctatttttgttttgtcCACATCAATTCCTTTAGAAGAAATCTTGTGCCCTAAGACAATTCCTTCACGAaccataaaatggcatttctTCCAATTTAGCACAAGATTTGTCTCCTTGCATCTCTACAAAATTAAGTCTAAATTATGAAGAAAATGGTCAAAAGATGAACCAAAAACTGAAAAATCATTCataaaaatctccataattttctcaatataattAGAAAATATAGCCATCACGCAACGTTGAAATGTAGCATGTGCGTTGCATAGGTCAAATGGTATCCTTCTAAAGGCAAAGTTGCCATAGGGACAAGTAAATGTGATCTTTTCTTGATCTTCCGGAGCTATAACTATTTGGTTATAACttgaaaattcatcaagaaaacaataaaattcataACCAACTATACATTCtaataattgatcaagaaagGGTAAAGGAAAGTTATCCTTCCTATAAACTGCTTCAACCACGTAGTCACTTGCACCACACATCAATTCAAAGGATAGCAACCAATTCGGTGAAGTTATAATGGGTGCAGAAGtcaattccttcttcaaccTATCCAATACAGTTAAAGACTGATCATTAAAATGAAAAGGTATATCTTTACATAGTAAATCACACAATGGTTTTGCTATCTTAGAAAAATTCTTAATAAAACATCTATAAAAGCCTGCGTGTCCAAGAAAGTTTCTTATCCCCTTAACATTGTTTGGAGGTGGCATTCGCTCAATACTTTCTATTTTTGCCTTGTCTACCTCAATTCCTTTAGAGAAAATCTTGTGCCCTAAAAAAATTCTTTCACGAATCATAAAATGGCATTTCTTCCAATTTAGCACAAGATTTTTCTCCTTGCATCTTTACAAAATTAAATCTAAATTATGAAGACAATGGTCAAAAGATGAACCAAAGactgaaaaatcatccataaaaataTCCACAATTTTTTCAATATAATCGAAATGCAGTAGGAGCATTGCATAGGTCAAATGACATCCTTTTCAAGGCAAAGGTGCCATAGGGGCAAGTAAATATGATTTTTTCTTGATCTTCAAGAGTTATAGCTATTTGGTTATAACCTAAAAATCcatcaagaaaataataaaatttataacCAGCTATACGTTCtaataattgatcaagaaagGATAAAGAAAAGTGATCCATTCTAGTGACTGCATTCAATTTCTTGTAATCAATGCACGCTCTACACCCAACCACAAGTCATGATGGAATCATTTCATCATTCTTACCATTATTATTGTGATTCCACCCTTCTTAGGGACAACATGAATTAAGTTAATCCAAATACTATCAGAGATGGAAAAAATTATACCTGCATCAAGCCACTTTagaatttcatttcttaccaCCTCTTTCATATTTGGATTGAGTCTCCTTTGCATTTCCACCACTGGTTTGCAATTGTCCGGTAATAAAATGTGATGCATAGATATGGAAGGACTTATACCTTTGATATCCAAGATTGTCCATCCAATCGGCCTCTAGTGCTTTCTTGGAACTCTTAGCAGGTTCGTAGATTATTCCTCGTCTAAATGAGCACTTACAATTACCGGTAGAGTGCTATTCCCTCCAAGGAATTCATACCTTAGATGGTTAGGAAGCGGATTGAGCTCTAATTTTGGCGGTTCAATCTTCAAAGGTGGTGGAAGTCCTTTTTCCTAATTAAGATTTTCATAAACATTACCTCTTTTATAAGGTGCCTAAAAATCCAAATACTTGGCcaatatttcaatttcttcatcattTCCCTCTTGCATCCCTACACTCATTAAACAAATCTCAAGAGGATCGAAGTCAAGATTGACTTGACTCAATTCTTGGGTTAGCATTTCAATAGTACTAATGGAACAAGCATGATCGGTAAAAAGAAGggtatttttttcatttcatgCAAGCTAAATACTACCACTTCTTCACCTACTTGAAATTTGAgttttttatcttttatatCAATGACAGTGCCCGTAGTTGCTAAAAGTGGTCTACCAAGAGTAATTGGTATAGACATATCTTCCTCCATATTTAatatcacaaaattcacaagaatgatgaattttttaactttaatcaacacatttttcaaaactCCTAATGGATATCTAATAGATCGATCAGCTAACTGCAAAGTAATATTAAGGAGTTTTATTTCATGCAAAGCTAATTGTCTAGATCGTTAAAAGAATTAATGATACACTAGCACCAAGATCACATAATGTCTTGAAAAATTCAATATTAACGATGGTGTATGGTATAGAAAAACTCACCAAATCTTTTAATTTCGGCGGCAACTTGTTTTGTATAATGGCACTGCACTCCTCCGCTAATGCTATCATTTCATGATCCTCCAATTTCCTCTTTCGCATCATGATCGCCTTGAGGAATTTTGCATATGCAGAAATCTGCAAAATAGTATCAGCGAAAGGAATATTAATAtgcaattatataaaaaatttgacaaacttttcaaaatctttGTTAAACTTATTTGGCTTGAATCATTGAGGAAATGGAACTGCAAGAGATATCGAAATGATAGTGAAGAATGAAGATTGATCTTCTTTCGAATTTTTCCTACTACATTCCCCCACACTTTCCTCTTGTTCCACTTGCTCATCTCCTTGCTTCTCACTCTCATTGTTCCTCCCATTTTCTACCACCAGAGGATCCTCTAGTTGTTTACCACTACAAAGAGTAATGGCTTTGACATGTTCCCTCGGATTCACCTCCATTTTACTAAGAAATTCTCCTTGATTTCAATTGTTAATAGAATTGGCAATTTAACCAATTTGGATCTCTATGTTTCTATACATCCCTGTCAATTGGTCCAACCGCCCCTCTAGTTGTTTGAACCTTTCTGAAGTGCCCTTGGTTGACTTTTTCACCCCTATCTCCCAACCCAGTTTAGTATCCGTTTGAGGTTGACTTGGTTGGATTTCTGATGGATTATCTGGCTTTTGAGGATTGCATTGATCTTTCCACccaaaatttggatgatttctcccACCCCAATTGTATGTATTTGAGTATGGGTTATTTTGAACATTTTTATTGTAATTATTAACAAATTGAGCCTGCTCAAGATCAACACACTCGTTAATATCATGATCACCTCCGCATATGGAACAACAAACTACATGTACATTAGATGAACTTGAACCACATCCAACTTGTCTACTTAACACTTTTATCATATTACTCATTTGGGCACTAAGCATATTGATGGTATCCATTTCGATCATACCTGCTTGGCGCCTTGGATTGCCTCTTTCATTACCCCAATGATAATTGTTTGctgccatttcttctatcaaatcttgagtttcttgggGTAATTTTACCATCAAAAGTCCACTTGCGGCTGCATCAATAGTCATTTTAGTGGAAAAGAATAAGCCATTATAGAAAGTTTGTACGATTAATCAATCGGGAAGTCCATGGTGTGGacattttcaaaacaaatctcTAAACTTTTCCCACGCTTCATATAATGATTCACCATCTTGTTGGCTAAAACTAGTAATGCCCATTCTAAATTTAGCCATTTTACCCGGTGGAAAATACTTATTCGAGAATGCTCTAGACAAATCATCCCAAATACTGAAAGCATTAAGAGCATGAGAGTGTAGCCAAATTTTAGCTTTatctcttaaaaaaaaatgggaacAACCTTAATCTTATAGCATCCTCACTTATTCCATTCATTTTGATTATATCACATATCTCCAAAAATGTGGTTAAGTGTGTATTTGGATCCTCTACggcattacctccaaattgagatgGTTGGATCTACTCTTGTTTTCTTCATGAAATGCAAGGTTGATCCATttaaatgtatttctattcttaTGAGTCTACTACTTAAGTTCTATTATGTTGTTCCATCATTATTACCAACGTTCATTGAATAATAATGACTAATAGCTtattattggtgatcaagcaacaacaagtaataAGCATGCATAGtaaacaagttaatacaaggtGTAACAAGTATAAATCATATTCAATTCATATGAAATtaccataagtttcatctactccctagctCTAGAAATTTAAATACTCAGGTGATATATGACAAGAAAGAAAATTGTTTCATTGCATGAACACATATTGAATCACAAGTAAAAGATAgataaagaaagcttagccaaagTAATGAAGAAACCTCAAATGATCTTCTATTTCTTTAACAAAATGAGTTGTACAATGAAATCTCCAATTGTTCTTACAATTCCTCTAGTTAGAGAGAACAAAACAAGACTAAAAACTAAGCTCTTCTCCTAAAATCTGACTATAACCCACTCTAATGTCccccctttttctctttctaatCATTCTTACATGTCTAGTGTTAATAGAGTCAAAAAGTGACTTTTGATAAGAT
The Coffea arabica cultivar ET-39 chromosome 6c, Coffea Arabica ET-39 HiFi, whole genome shotgun sequence genome window above contains:
- the LOC113693307 gene encoding uncharacterized protein, whose translation is MQAVIHRVHDANQEWVTEEARIGAEAIKYFSSLFSMEEAPANSEVLGVIPKLLSEDDNEQLQNIPSFEEVRQVVFAMDGDSAAGPNGFTSKFFTSSWDIIGRDVYRAVQSFFCGEELPRRVTATSIVLLAKVARPKCFFEFRPISLCNFVNKIFSKILAARLAPILPKIISANQSGFVWGRLISDNYLLAQELISNMVSKVRGGNVALKLDMMKAYDRVVWPFLINVLRAFGFGKQRIDMVWRLISNVWFSVVVNGALFGFFKSARGLRQGDLLSPALFIIGVEVLSRSLNSLPYFRGFQGFFVPRGCPLVTHLGYADDVLVFSSATVRSLKLVKWVLTTYEAVSGQRINAGKSCFLVHLKVCLSTKMAIQRLTGFMYKPFPIKYLGFPLYCGHRKKEYFGGLCQAVLLRIQSWQNRVLSQGGKIVLLKHVLSSMPIHLLMVASLPKAIFLELEGMFANFLWGASEGGSKYHWIRWQDLCVSQEEGGLAKFCRAVHPNLVFDGKGSEVWRRMVKVRNIAERHIGWIVRSGSSNFWFDNWFGSGGLSDRLDSVSDHKIVDFVQHATWDVQSIAQWVLSEIVAEIVRVDPPAGQLPDLMIWRPEHSGYFKIKSAFNLVRHQSSSSLLFKRIWHRGVPLRISFFLLRLLRDRLSLDCTLWKLGIHGPSRCVCCSSPEVETAEHVFAAGDMAQQVWHCFGDTVRVAWTGLAFRVCIAAWWQGKRGNKFLEFIHHVTPLLICWHIWKVRNGMKYDGKKIEGVQLCHGVVVDLLELFRVQFPECRVSSLSWVEFYLEVSNWNAARSYMLVKWVRPSHGGLKLNTDGCSKGNSGESGGGGVLREASGRLVLAFSCNFGIASSMQAEAWALLFGVRLCLQQGFDSFDVELDSLANQVADILANEGCRHDREEIYLAASALPQIARGAFHLDRLGVASLRRLR